A region of Stegostoma tigrinum isolate sSteTig4 chromosome 5, sSteTig4.hap1, whole genome shotgun sequence DNA encodes the following proteins:
- the LOC132209612 gene encoding uncharacterized protein LOC132209612, giving the protein PPSPPPPRPPSPPTPSSPSPSPPPPQPPPPHPPPPLPHPPPPLPHPPPPLPHPPLLSPSPPPPLPHPPSSSPPPPSSSPPPPSSSPPPPSSSPPPPPPPSPPPPIPSPPHPLPPLPPPPSPPPPSPSPPSPPPPSLPLPPSPSPLPPPPFPSPPSLPPPPPLPFPPSPPPSLPPPPSLPPPPPIPSPFPPPFPLPPPFPSPLPPPSPSAPFPPSPSASLPPPSPPFPFPPPPIPFPPSHPLPPLPSPSPPPSHPLPPPPPIPFPPPPPIPFPPSHPLPSPPPSPSVSPPIPFRPPPPSPSVSLPPPLPPIPFPPSHPLPPLPPSPPFPHPPPSHPPHPPPSPIPPHPPPSPIPPIPPLPPSPPSPPPSPSPPPPIPFPPAPSPS; this is encoded by the exons ccgccctccccccccccaccccgccctccctctccccccaccccctcctcgccctccccctctcccccacccccccaaccccctcccccccacccccctcctcctctcccccacccccctcctcctctcccccacccccctcctcctctcccccacccccccctcctctccccctcccccccccctcctctcccccaccccccctcctcctctcccccacccccctcctcctctcccccacccccctcctcctctcccccaccaccctcctcctctcccccaccccc cccccccccatcccctcccccccccatcccctcccccccccatcccctccccccccttcccccccccccatcccctccccccccatccccttcccctccttcccctcccccgccatcccttcccctccccccttccccctccccccttccccctccccccttcccctcccccccttcccttcccccccctcccccccttcccttccccccctcccc ccccccttcccttcccccccccccttcccttcccccccctccccccatcccttccccctttccccccccattcccccttccccccccattcccctccccccttccccccccatctccttccgctcccttccccccatccccttccgcctcccttccccccccatccccccccttccccttccccccccctcccatccccttccccccctcccatccccttccccccctcccatccccttccccccccccctcccatccccttccccccccccctcccatccccttcccccccccccctcccatccccttccccccctcccatccccttccgtctccccccccatccccttccgtctccccccccatccccttccgtcctccccccccatccccttccgtctcccttccccccccccttccccccatccccttccccccctcccatccccttcccccccttcccccatccccccccttcccccatccccccccttcccatcccccccatccccccccttcccccatccccccccatccccccccttcccccatcccccccatccccccccttcccccatcccccccatcccctccaccatccccttctccccccccacccatccccttcccccccgccccttccccttct